Proteins encoded in a region of the Psychromicrobium lacuslunae genome:
- a CDS encoding GntR family transcriptional regulator — MTTPLHQRLSEELRDRIRNGDWPEGSAVPSEAALCQEFGISRGPVRQALATLRAEALITGGRGRQPIVRASTPAQSFSTFMSFTEWAQSMKMRPGQKTLEVSRRPAPSDVAVKLGITEGDSIVSVSRLRLLDDEPTMLELSYFVLEVGRLLFDFDTDSGSIFHHLRNSGVDLYSGHHVIDAVAASNHDAQHLGIDEGSPLLRERRITSSSTGQPLEYAEDRYRPELASFAVDNTLPQRTALNRVSLDGRTAQG; from the coding sequence ATGACAACTCCGCTGCATCAGCGTCTAAGCGAGGAGCTGAGGGACCGGATTCGCAACGGCGACTGGCCCGAAGGTTCGGCCGTGCCGAGCGAAGCTGCACTGTGCCAGGAGTTTGGCATCTCTCGCGGCCCAGTTCGCCAGGCACTGGCCACTTTGCGGGCGGAAGCTTTGATCACCGGCGGAAGAGGCCGCCAGCCCATCGTCAGGGCCAGCACCCCGGCACAGTCGTTCAGTACCTTCATGTCCTTCACTGAGTGGGCGCAAAGTATGAAAATGCGGCCCGGTCAAAAAACCCTTGAAGTTTCACGACGCCCTGCGCCCTCCGATGTCGCGGTCAAACTAGGAATAACCGAGGGCGACTCCATTGTCTCGGTCTCCCGATTACGACTCCTCGACGATGAGCCAACCATGCTGGAGCTGTCTTATTTCGTCCTTGAGGTCGGTCGGCTGCTCTTCGATTTCGACACCGACAGCGGATCGATCTTTCATCATCTACGCAACTCCGGCGTCGACCTGTATTCCGGACATCATGTGATCGACGCAGTGGCAGCCAGCAATCACGATGCTCAGCATTTGGGAATTGACGAAGGTTCGCCACTGCTCCGCGAACGCCGGATCACTTCCTCCTCCACCGGCCAGCCCCTTGAATACGCCGAGGATCGCTACCGCCCAGAGCTAGCTAGCTTCGCCGTCGACAATACGCTGCCACAACGAACAGCTTTGAACCGGGTCAGCCTGGACGGCCGGACCGCTCAAGGTTAG
- a CDS encoding phosphonatase-like hydrolase, protein MPKSKAISLVVLDMAGTTIDDHGLVYQALAECVTETGASVSNSDLQLWMGTDKITAIEGLMRAAGREPARQDVTAAFGRFHQILAHSYRQLPPVPLAGIPDALAELRFTGVKVALTTGFDDAVVGPLLSSLDWSVGEGLHTTVDAVVTTSEVTAGRPAPFMIHHAMEKLGVTDVRTVLSAGDTVVDVQAGLNAGTISCAVLSGQLEAAAFTPHQPDYILNSAADIPELLTKITNRD, encoded by the coding sequence ATGCCCAAATCCAAAGCTATTTCCCTCGTAGTCCTCGACATGGCCGGGACCACCATCGATGACCATGGCCTGGTTTACCAAGCCTTAGCCGAATGCGTTACCGAGACTGGCGCCTCGGTCAGCAACTCGGATCTGCAGCTGTGGATGGGCACCGATAAGATCACCGCCATTGAAGGCTTGATGCGAGCCGCTGGCCGCGAGCCGGCTCGCCAGGACGTTACCGCCGCTTTTGGCAGGTTCCATCAGATTTTGGCGCATAGCTACCGACAGTTACCACCGGTGCCATTGGCAGGTATCCCCGACGCTTTGGCCGAATTACGTTTCACCGGAGTCAAAGTTGCCTTGACCACCGGCTTTGACGACGCAGTGGTCGGTCCGCTGCTTTCCTCACTGGACTGGAGCGTTGGCGAAGGTTTGCACACCACGGTAGACGCTGTGGTCACCACCTCGGAGGTTACCGCTGGGCGGCCCGCGCCTTTTATGATCCATCATGCGATGGAAAAACTTGGCGTCACCGACGTCCGGACAGTGCTCAGCGCTGGTGACACCGTAGTCGACGTACAGGCTGGCCTGAACGCTGGAACCATCAGTTGTGCTGTGCTTAGCGGACAGCTTGAGGCTGCAGCCTTCACCCCGCACCAACCCGATTACATTCTGAACAGCGCTGCGGACATCCCGGAGCTACTGACCAAAATCACTAACCGCGACTAG
- a CDS encoding lipase family protein, translating into MIRKSLVMALAFVTAALSALVFAPLASAATPPNWSGLDVADYSGEIPAKAGTLIKQVPLDPSVSLTAAGQAYRFLYSTSNQHSSSAVSTAELFLPQGKAPDGGWPIIAWAHGTVGLGDNCTPSALPANERQSFYLPFWLAQGYAVVGTDYAGLGTPGLMSYLNGKVEAHNLVDSVKAVQQMGLPLSRKWALVGQSQGAGAAMNGARYATEFGPELDFRGVVATGTPAHIELFAQLGGPLIPPVPITKNLTAYLIYIVAGFRDARPDLKIDDILTPFGKQLVQQAETSCYLEFADLVAGKTIGAMFKKPILSIPGVYQALSDYMQTPDNGYDRPIFLGQGIFDIDVPAPLSISLAAGLAFHQQDYELHIYPSDHTGTVYAAANDAATFMKRIMR; encoded by the coding sequence GTGATTCGTAAATCGTTGGTGATGGCTCTTGCTTTCGTGACGGCGGCGCTGAGTGCGCTGGTGTTCGCGCCGTTGGCTTCCGCAGCCACCCCGCCCAACTGGTCCGGGCTGGATGTCGCCGATTACTCAGGTGAGATTCCCGCTAAGGCTGGCACCTTAATCAAGCAGGTGCCGCTCGATCCTTCGGTATCGCTGACCGCGGCCGGTCAGGCCTACAGATTTTTATACTCGACCAGCAATCAACACAGTTCTTCCGCGGTAAGCACCGCCGAGCTTTTTCTGCCCCAGGGCAAGGCTCCTGACGGTGGCTGGCCGATTATTGCCTGGGCTCATGGCACGGTCGGCCTAGGTGATAATTGCACACCTTCGGCCCTGCCGGCTAATGAACGTCAGAGTTTTTATTTGCCATTCTGGTTAGCCCAGGGCTACGCGGTCGTCGGCACCGATTATGCCGGACTGGGCACACCCGGGCTGATGAGCTATCTCAACGGCAAGGTGGAAGCACATAACCTGGTTGACTCGGTCAAGGCTGTGCAGCAGATGGGCCTACCGCTGTCGCGTAAGTGGGCTCTGGTTGGTCAGTCACAGGGTGCTGGTGCTGCCATGAACGGTGCTCGCTATGCCACCGAATTCGGTCCCGAACTGGACTTCCGTGGCGTGGTGGCCACCGGCACTCCGGCGCATATCGAACTTTTCGCCCAGCTCGGCGGACCACTCATCCCGCCGGTGCCGATTACGAAGAATCTGACCGCCTACCTGATTTATATTGTGGCGGGCTTCCGCGACGCACGACCTGATCTGAAGATCGATGACATTCTCACTCCCTTTGGCAAGCAACTTGTCCAACAAGCCGAGACTAGCTGTTATCTTGAGTTCGCGGATCTGGTTGCGGGAAAGACGATCGGCGCGATGTTTAAAAAACCGATCCTCAGCATCCCCGGTGTATATCAGGCACTGAGCGACTATATGCAGACCCCTGATAATGGCTACGACCGGCCGATCTTCTTAGGTCAGGGCATTTTCGATATCGATGTACCGGCCCCACTATCGATCTCCCTCGCCGCGGGACTGGCCTTCCATCAGCAGGACTACGAACTGCACATCTATCCGAGCGACCACACCGGCACGGTCTACGCTGCCGCTAATGACGCCGCGACTTTCATGAAGCGGATTATGCGCTAG
- a CDS encoding MFS transporter, with amino-acid sequence MSLQPEQSPSETLLRVADSPRSLRQAWVALAGLAAVFLFEMLDNSILNTALPTIGRQLQASSTGLQWVTGSYSVIFGGLMLIFGAIADRFGRRRIMLIGLVLLGLASLATVFVTTEQQLIAVRVATGFAAAMTTPGSMALAFRLFAEDKLRVRAITLISTVGLVGFAIGPVIGGLVLTVAPWQVLLLVNVPIALLAFFGVRSGIAADRAEELHRDPLDVPGALCGTATIVLALITPTLFVNEGAGSWLPWLAATGTVVAAALFVVRERLSRYPMLDLKLISRPLVSSGLAFKAATGLATAGLGYLATLQLQLAWGWPPALAALGMLPQVLVLVAGGAFVSPFVEKVGLERAAWLSAAAVVLGLAVYGLLGGLGYLWLAISLALVAAGLRVNGVVAATNVLRGLPENRTTIGVALVDTSSEVATGVGVALAGTILAALFTGSIATTNWTVAQAAEFRAGASAAGLLLTLIAAVLVAWGFLRGRSGSSLPGNSE; translated from the coding sequence ATGAGTCTGCAGCCCGAACAATCGCCGAGCGAAACCCTGCTTCGAGTAGCTGATTCGCCGCGATCCCTGCGTCAGGCCTGGGTTGCCTTGGCCGGATTGGCCGCAGTTTTTCTCTTTGAAATGCTGGATAACTCGATCTTGAATACGGCGCTGCCGACCATCGGTCGGCAGCTGCAGGCTTCGAGCACCGGGTTGCAGTGGGTGACTGGCTCGTACTCGGTTATTTTTGGCGGACTAATGCTCATTTTCGGTGCTATTGCAGATCGCTTTGGTCGACGCCGGATCATGCTGATCGGTCTGGTGCTGCTCGGGTTGGCAAGTCTGGCAACCGTTTTCGTTACCACCGAGCAGCAGCTAATTGCCGTGCGAGTGGCGACGGGCTTCGCTGCAGCGATGACCACCCCCGGTTCAATGGCTTTGGCTTTCCGGCTGTTCGCCGAGGATAAATTGCGGGTTCGGGCGATCACCTTAATTTCGACCGTCGGCTTGGTTGGCTTCGCCATCGGCCCGGTGATTGGTGGTCTGGTGCTGACTGTTGCACCGTGGCAGGTGCTGTTGCTGGTCAATGTACCGATAGCGCTTTTGGCCTTTTTTGGTGTGCGTTCGGGTATTGCCGCGGACCGGGCGGAAGAACTGCATCGAGACCCTCTCGATGTGCCTGGTGCCCTCTGCGGAACCGCAACCATCGTGTTGGCTCTGATCACCCCGACGTTGTTTGTCAACGAAGGTGCTGGCTCCTGGCTGCCCTGGCTGGCCGCTACTGGCACGGTAGTTGCCGCCGCACTGTTCGTCGTGCGGGAGCGCCTTAGCCGCTATCCGATGCTTGATTTGAAATTGATCTCCAGGCCATTGGTGTCAAGCGGCTTGGCCTTCAAGGCGGCAACCGGTTTGGCGACTGCAGGCTTGGGCTACCTAGCCACTCTGCAATTGCAGCTGGCCTGGGGTTGGCCGCCCGCCTTAGCCGCGCTCGGGATGCTGCCGCAGGTGTTAGTCCTGGTTGCGGGCGGAGCGTTTGTTAGCCCCTTCGTCGAGAAGGTCGGCTTGGAACGGGCAGCCTGGCTGAGCGCTGCCGCGGTGGTGCTCGGGTTGGCAGTCTACGGCTTACTAGGCGGTCTCGGTTATCTCTGGCTGGCGATCTCGCTAGCCCTGGTTGCTGCTGGTTTGCGCGTCAATGGCGTTGTCGCGGCGACCAATGTACTCCGCGGCCTACCGGAGAACCGCACCACGATTGGCGTGGCCCTGGTCGATACTTCGAGTGAGGTTGCCACCGGTGTCGGCGTGGCGCTCGCCGGGACGATCCTGGCCGCACTTTTTACCGGAAGTATCGCGACGACGAATTGGACCGTAGCGCAGGCTGCGGAATTCCGTGCCGGGGCGAGTGCTGCGGGATTATTACTTACCCTGATTGCCGCGGTTCTGGTGGCTTGGGGCTTCCTGCGTGGTCGGTCTGGCAGCTCACTCCCCGGGAATTCCGAGTGA
- a CDS encoding TetR/AcrR family transcriptional regulator: protein MATDPRGRRAERHAQAEPPQATKVGKKRRNVPITVERITDAALEVVASKGYDAMTMRSVANLLNTGPASLYAHVVNKADIDELIMGRLCAQLSLPTPDPEHWQEQIIDVCSQLRDQYLKYPGISRAALSLVVTNLDVLQVNEGMLGILLAGGVAPQTAAWAIDALFLYVSGYALEISLAGQRQQQAEESWNISREEQEQVFQRFAALPEDRFPQTKRYAAELTSGTGHQRFDFALGLMIGNLG from the coding sequence ATGGCAACAGATCCCCGCGGACGCCGAGCCGAACGGCACGCCCAGGCCGAGCCTCCTCAGGCGACTAAGGTGGGCAAAAAGCGCCGCAATGTGCCTATCACGGTGGAGCGAATTACCGACGCTGCTCTCGAAGTTGTCGCCAGTAAGGGCTACGACGCAATGACCATGCGTAGCGTGGCAAACCTGTTGAATACCGGGCCGGCTTCGCTCTACGCTCATGTGGTCAACAAAGCTGATATCGATGAATTGATCATGGGCAGGCTTTGCGCTCAGCTCAGCTTGCCAACGCCGGACCCCGAGCATTGGCAAGAGCAAATTATCGACGTCTGCAGTCAGCTACGCGATCAGTACCTGAAGTACCCAGGCATCTCCCGGGCAGCTCTTTCGCTGGTGGTGACCAATCTCGACGTCTTGCAGGTCAATGAAGGGATGCTAGGCATCTTGCTGGCCGGTGGCGTCGCGCCGCAGACCGCGGCTTGGGCGATCGATGCTCTGTTCCTCTACGTCAGCGGTTATGCCTTGGAAATCTCGCTGGCCGGTCAACGACAGCAGCAAGCTGAGGAGTCCTGGAATATCAGCCGAGAAGAGCAAGAACAGGTTTTTCAACGCTTTGCTGCTTTACCTGAAGATCGATTCCCGCAAACAAAACGTTATGCGGCCGAGCTGACCTCGGGTACTGGTCACCAGCGCTTCGACTTCGCGCTTGGCCTGATGATCGGCAACCTCGGCTAA
- a CDS encoding DinB family protein → MTVYSSTKEFEGASFVKASFKGATIRFSDVSGMKMRSVDVDGLDIDSHDLFFGSLLVNGVDVVPLVDAELNRQFPGRELQKAQTPEGLREGWVAVQAAWQETVDSTPSELVDEHVPDEWSLAQTLRHLILATDAWLGGGILRRSQPFHEIGQIFSGAEEMGFDMSIFRTEPPSYQEVLAVRAERQQQVTDFLATATPELLAEERQNPWGGDDWRPSVGDCIRVILEEEWAHLRYIRRDLALLS, encoded by the coding sequence ATGACTGTCTACTCCAGCACCAAGGAATTCGAAGGCGCCAGCTTCGTCAAAGCGAGCTTTAAGGGCGCTACTATACGGTTCTCCGATGTCAGCGGTATGAAGATGCGTAGCGTTGACGTGGACGGTTTGGACATCGACAGTCATGATTTGTTCTTCGGTAGTCTCCTCGTCAACGGCGTCGATGTGGTTCCGCTCGTTGATGCTGAGCTTAATCGGCAGTTTCCGGGCCGCGAATTACAGAAAGCGCAGACGCCAGAAGGCCTCCGGGAGGGCTGGGTGGCGGTACAAGCGGCTTGGCAAGAAACCGTGGATAGCACTCCTTCGGAGCTGGTGGACGAGCATGTGCCGGACGAATGGTCGCTAGCTCAAACGCTGAGGCATCTTATTCTGGCGACCGATGCCTGGCTGGGCGGCGGAATTCTGCGGCGCTCCCAGCCCTTTCACGAGATCGGTCAGATCTTCAGCGGCGCCGAGGAAATGGGTTTCGATATGTCGATCTTCCGGACCGAGCCCCCGAGCTACCAGGAAGTCCTCGCGGTTCGCGCCGAGCGGCAACAGCAAGTGACTGATTTCTTAGCCACTGCAACGCCTGAGCTACTCGCCGAGGAGCGGCAGAACCCCTGGGGTGGCGATGATTGGCGCCCCAGCGTTGGCGACTGCATCCGAGTGATCCTGGAAGAGGAGTGGGCACATCTGCGCTACATTCGACGGGACCTCGCGTTGCTAAGCTGA